In one Bacillus sp. PK3_68 genomic region, the following are encoded:
- a CDS encoding cytidine deaminase gives MKREQLIKEAAVARENAYVPYSKFKVGAALLTKDGKVFRGCNIENAAYSMCNCAERTALFKAWSEGEKEFTALAVIADTERPVSPCGACRQVISELCSPDMKVILTNLQGAVQETTVRELLPGAFSPEDLHE, from the coding sequence TTGAAACGAGAACAGTTAATTAAGGAAGCGGCAGTCGCAAGAGAGAATGCCTATGTTCCTTATTCAAAATTCAAAGTAGGAGCGGCACTTTTGACGAAGGATGGCAAAGTCTTTCGCGGATGCAATATCGAAAACGCTGCCTACAGCATGTGTAATTGCGCAGAAAGAACAGCTTTGTTTAAAGCGTGGTCAGAAGGGGAAAAAGAATTTACAGCGCTTGCGGTTATCGCTGATACGGAGCGTCCGGTGTCTCCGTGTGGTGCTTGCCGTCAGGTGATCTCCGAGCTTTGCAGTCCTGATATGAAAGTAATCTTGACAAACTTGCAGGGTGCTGTGCAGGAAACAACAGTTAGAGAATTATTGCCAGGAGCATTTTCACCGGAGGATCTACATGAATAA
- a CDS encoding diacylglycerol kinase family protein, with the protein MNTDYSGRKNFQWKRFLSSFRFALNGLRIALKEPNFRFHLTAAAAVVAAGFFFALSPIEWLFILVMIFGVLTLEVINTAIEKTVDLVTKDYQLLAKQAKDLAAGAVLLFSLLAVLVGMIIFLPKALELL; encoded by the coding sequence ATGAATACGGATTACAGCGGTAGAAAAAACTTTCAGTGGAAACGGTTCCTATCTTCTTTTCGGTTTGCGTTGAACGGCTTGCGCATTGCACTAAAAGAACCTAATTTCCGGTTCCATTTAACCGCTGCAGCAGCCGTCGTAGCCGCAGGTTTTTTTTTCGCATTGTCGCCGATAGAGTGGTTATTCATTCTAGTTATGATCTTTGGGGTTCTGACGCTTGAGGTAATCAATACAGCGATAGAGAAAACAGTTGATTTAGTAACGAAAGACTATCAGCTGCTGGCAAAACAAGCGAAAGATTTAGCTGCAGGAGCTGTTTTGCTGTTTTCCCTCCTCGCGGTGTTAGTAGGGATGATCATTTTTCTGCCAAAGGCATTGGAGTTGCTTTAG
- the ybeY gene encoding rRNA maturation RNase YbeY — translation MSLIIDMVDETEELKAEAFQLVEALLELTAEKEAVAEDSEVSITFTNNPRIQEINREYRGKDTPTDVISFALEEMGEEEIEISGAEGLPRVLGDIVISVERAKEQAVEYGHSFERELGFLAVHGLLHLLGYDHMTEEEEKVMFQKQKEILNEYGLQR, via the coding sequence ATGAGTCTGATTATAGATATGGTAGATGAAACGGAAGAGTTAAAGGCAGAGGCTTTCCAACTCGTCGAGGCATTGTTAGAATTAACAGCCGAGAAGGAAGCGGTAGCAGAAGACAGTGAGGTCTCAATAACTTTTACGAATAATCCGAGAATCCAGGAGATTAATCGTGAATACCGTGGGAAAGATACACCAACAGATGTTATTTCTTTTGCATTAGAAGAGATGGGGGAAGAGGAAATAGAAATCAGTGGAGCGGAAGGCTTGCCGCGGGTATTAGGAGATATTGTTATTTCTGTCGAGCGGGCAAAAGAACAAGCGGTTGAATATGGGCACAGTTTTGAAAGAGAGCTGGGCTTTTTGGCAGTCCACGGGCTTCTCCATCTGCTTGGCTATGACCATATGACTGAGGAAGAAGAAAAGGTTATGTTTCAAAAGCAGAAGGAAATTTTAAATGAATACGGATTACAGCGGTAG
- a CDS encoding PhoH family protein, translated as MPEEKNIMNIQLENPNEAAALFGVSDKNLTILEEEFDVSLITRGETLHIAGAEANTALVREIIYRLLLIIRKGINIGERDIMNAVQMGKNGTIEYLDELYDQEITKNAKGKPIRIKTLGQQEYVTAIRRQDLVFGIGPAGTGKTYLAVVMAVHALKTGQVKRIVLTRPAVEAGESLGFLPGDLKEKVDPYLRPLYDALHDVLGTEQTQRLIERGTIEVAPLAYMRGRTLDDAFVILDEAQNTTKAQMKMFLTRLGFGSKMVITGDRTQIDLPKGAQSGLVSAEQILNRVPSISFVHLEQSDVVRHPLVARIIQAYEELEN; from the coding sequence ATGCCAGAAGAAAAAAACATAATGAATATCCAACTCGAGAACCCGAATGAGGCAGCAGCATTATTCGGTGTATCGGATAAAAATCTGACTATTTTAGAGGAAGAATTTGATGTATCTCTTATAACAAGAGGGGAGACGCTTCACATAGCTGGTGCAGAAGCAAACACCGCATTAGTCAGAGAAATTATCTACCGCTTGCTCCTTATTATTCGCAAAGGCATCAATATTGGAGAGCGGGATATTATGAACGCTGTGCAAATGGGGAAAAATGGGACGATTGAATACCTAGATGAGTTATATGACCAGGAAATCACTAAGAATGCGAAAGGAAAACCTATTCGAATCAAAACGCTTGGCCAGCAGGAGTATGTAACAGCTATCCGTAGGCAGGATCTTGTATTCGGCATTGGCCCGGCAGGTACGGGAAAAACTTATTTGGCGGTAGTTATGGCAGTCCATGCATTAAAAACCGGGCAGGTTAAACGAATTGTACTCACAAGGCCAGCCGTAGAAGCAGGAGAAAGCCTCGGGTTTTTGCCTGGGGACTTAAAGGAAAAAGTAGACCCATATCTACGACCGCTTTATGATGCTCTCCATGACGTATTGGGTACAGAGCAAACGCAGCGGCTCATTGAGCGGGGAACAATTGAAGTAGCGCCACTTGCCTATATGCGTGGCCGAACGCTTGACGATGCATTCGTTATTTTAGATGAAGCCCAAAATACAACGAAAGCCCAAATGAAAATGTTTTTAACGCGGCTTGGCTTTGGGTCAAAAATGGTCATTACCGGCGATCGAACACAAATTGACTTGCCGAAAGGAGCACAATCAGGACTCGTTTCAGCAGAGCAGATTTTGAATCGAGTGCCCTCTATTTCTTTCGTTCACCTGGAACAAAGCGATGTCGTTCGTCATCCGCTCGTTGCCCGTATTATCCAAGCTTATGAAGAACTTGAGAATTGA
- the yqfD gene encoding sporulation protein YqfD → MNNQWLAFFQGIIFVKVQGQGAERFINRLIRSRVPIWNVSRQSEQAVSFSCSLQHIHKVRRAARTFEGDIYFYRGEGFPFLLKRLWKSSGFLIGAIAFLVVILLLSNVVWRIDIRGASPKMEHQIRKELADIGIEKGRFIFSMDDPETVQHKLLNRIEGVTWIGVEVKGSTFHFRVVEKNAPKEKKRNGPQHLVAAKEAVIVKLFVKKGQAAVKRDQFVHKGQLLVSGLIGTEEKLKEVAADGEVFGETWYKTTVEMPIETEFQVLTGQQVKKHMLQVDTFRFPIWGFKNHSFANHKEDEQVHSVSFLGMKLPVSYVEKTYYESRRTSRSYTEKEAQIRAREIARRDLEAKLPEKAEIHGEKILQRQFTNGKVKLSIHFQVLENIAVAKPITQGDQKNARRKKHNEYPTREPE, encoded by the coding sequence TTGAACAATCAGTGGCTTGCTTTTTTTCAAGGAATCATTTTTGTAAAGGTGCAAGGGCAAGGAGCAGAACGTTTTATTAATCGCTTAATTCGTTCCCGCGTTCCCATTTGGAATGTAAGCAGACAAAGTGAACAGGCTGTTTCATTTTCCTGTTCACTTCAGCATATTCACAAGGTGAGAAGGGCCGCACGTACATTCGAAGGGGACATATACTTTTATAGGGGAGAGGGCTTCCCTTTTTTGCTGAAAAGGCTGTGGAAAAGTTCAGGGTTTTTAATTGGAGCGATTGCCTTTCTTGTTGTTATTTTATTATTATCGAACGTTGTCTGGCGGATAGATATTCGTGGAGCCAGCCCGAAAATGGAACACCAAATCCGTAAAGAGCTGGCTGACATTGGTATTGAGAAAGGCCGGTTTATCTTTAGCATGGATGATCCAGAAACGGTCCAGCACAAACTATTGAACCGTATCGAAGGAGTAACATGGATCGGTGTAGAAGTGAAAGGCAGCACGTTTCATTTCCGGGTCGTAGAAAAAAATGCCCCCAAGGAAAAGAAGCGGAATGGCCCTCAGCATCTCGTCGCGGCAAAAGAAGCGGTTATAGTAAAGCTGTTTGTGAAAAAGGGACAGGCTGCTGTAAAAAGAGATCAGTTTGTTCATAAAGGCCAACTGCTTGTTTCTGGACTAATCGGCACAGAAGAGAAATTAAAAGAGGTAGCTGCTGATGGGGAGGTGTTTGGGGAAACCTGGTACAAAACTACAGTAGAAATGCCTATAGAAACTGAGTTTCAAGTGCTGACCGGACAGCAGGTGAAAAAGCATATGCTTCAAGTAGACACCTTTAGATTCCCTATATGGGGATTTAAAAATCATTCTTTTGCTAATCATAAGGAGGACGAGCAAGTGCACTCTGTTTCCTTCCTCGGAATGAAATTACCGGTCAGCTATGTAGAAAAAACATACTATGAAAGCAGACGAACGAGCCGTTCTTATACAGAAAAGGAAGCGCAGATTCGTGCTCGGGAAATTGCACGAAGGGATCTAGAGGCAAAACTTCCTGAGAAAGCAGAGATTCATGGTGAAAAAATTTTGCAGAGACAGTTTACGAATGGTAAAGTTAAATTATCTATACACTTCCAAGTACTAGAAAATATAGCCGTAGCCAAACCAATCACTCAAGGAGACCAAAAGAATGCCAGAAGAAAAAAACATAATGAATATCCAACTCGAGAACCCGAATGA
- the yqfC gene encoding sporulation protein YqfC, giving the protein MTKKWGEQMKSWLTKSLNLPEDVMMDLPRITMIGQLHIYIENHRGLLAFSDKEVRLMLTKGQLLIKGQSFTIKTILPEEILIEGKIEKLVYLDG; this is encoded by the coding sequence ATGACAAAAAAGTGGGGAGAGCAAATGAAGAGCTGGCTGACAAAATCGCTGAATCTACCCGAAGATGTCATGATGGACCTTCCCCGGATCACGATGATCGGTCAGCTTCATATCTATATTGAAAATCATAGAGGACTGCTTGCTTTCTCTGATAAAGAAGTAAGATTAATGCTGACGAAGGGGCAACTGTTAATTAAAGGACAGTCATTTACGATTAAAACTATTTTGCCGGAAGAAATATTAATTGAAGGAAAAATCGAAAAGCTCGTTTATTTGGATGGGTAA
- the floA gene encoding flotillin-like protein FloA (flotillin-like protein involved in membrane lipid rafts) — protein MDLSFAFIIAAVIIGIIILSVFFTFVPVMLWISALAAGVRVSIFTLVGMRLRRVIPSRVVNPMIKASKAGLNVTTNQLESHYLAGGNVDRVVNALIAAQRANIELSFERCAAIDLAGRDVLEAVQMSVNPKVIETPFIAGVAMDGIEVKAKARITVRANIERLVGGAGEETVVARVGEGIVSTIGSSDNHKKVLENPDMISQTVLSKGLDAGTAFEILSIDIADVDIGKNIGAELQREQAEADKNIAQAKAEERRAMAVANEQEMKARVQEMRAKVVEAEADVPLAMAEALRTGNIGVMDYMNYKNIDADTGMRGSIGKMAGGNKDGKDQGQ, from the coding sequence ATGGATCTTAGCTTTGCATTTATTATTGCAGCAGTTATCATTGGCATTATCATTTTATCGGTGTTTTTTACATTTGTTCCTGTTATGCTGTGGATTTCAGCCTTAGCAGCGGGAGTAAGAGTTAGTATTTTTACACTCGTAGGGATGAGGCTTCGCCGGGTTATCCCAAGTCGTGTGGTCAATCCAATGATTAAAGCGTCAAAAGCAGGACTCAATGTTACAACGAATCAATTGGAAAGTCATTACTTAGCTGGAGGAAATGTTGACCGAGTAGTAAATGCCTTAATCGCTGCACAGCGGGCCAACATTGAATTGTCTTTTGAAAGATGTGCGGCAATCGATCTCGCGGGCCGTGATGTACTTGAAGCTGTACAGATGAGTGTTAACCCAAAGGTAATTGAAACACCGTTTATCGCCGGTGTGGCAATGGATGGGATTGAAGTAAAGGCGAAAGCACGTATTACGGTTCGGGCTAATATTGAGCGGCTCGTTGGGGGAGCTGGAGAGGAGACAGTCGTGGCCCGTGTCGGAGAGGGGATTGTATCGACGATCGGATCCAGTGACAACCATAAAAAAGTTCTTGAGAACCCGGATATGATTTCTCAAACAGTTTTAAGCAAAGGGTTGGATGCGGGAACGGCGTTTGAGATTTTGTCCATTGATATTGCCGATGTAGATATCGGTAAAAATATCGGAGCTGAGCTGCAGAGAGAGCAAGCGGAAGCAGATAAGAATATTGCTCAAGCAAAGGCAGAAGAACGCCGTGCGATGGCTGTGGCGAACGAGCAGGAAATGAAAGCCCGGGTACAGGAAATGAGAGCTAAGGTAGTAGAAGCCGAGGCGGATGTGCCACTAGCTATGGCCGAAGCCCTACGAACAGGCAATATTGGTGTGATGGATTATATGAACTACAAAAACATTGATGCAGATACAGGCATGAGAGGATCAATCGGCAAAATGGCCGGCGGTAACAAAGATGGAAAAGATCAAGGTCAGTAA
- a CDS encoding nodulation protein NfeD — MSLIRKWSALLFGLLLFFTGLSFPVFSQTKEKPVYVVPVHHEVEKGLYAFMKRSFQEAEENGAQLIVLDIHTPGGAVDAAGEIGKLLDETDTRTVAFINDRALSAGAFISLHTDAIYMVPNAQIGAAAVIDEQGNMADKKAQSYWRSAMKSAAQTNGLDPKYAIAMADPDIDLPQYGAEKGKLLTFSSKEALETGYSKATVSQLKEVLQHEKAAEAPVVEVKESWAEKVARFVTNPIIVPILLTLASLGLVLELYSPGFGLPGSIGLASLLLFFYGHLVAGLAGYESLLLFIIGALLVIAELFLPGGIAGILGISAVAASILLAGDNVKWMGLSLVIAMVISITVMILMVKVFGKKMKFFKKIILTDSTSTESGYVSNVNRSELLGKTGVTKTPFRPAGTVIINNERIDAISEGGFIEAEKEVTVVKVEGARIVVRETE; from the coding sequence GTGAGTTTGATAAGAAAGTGGTCTGCTTTATTGTTTGGCTTGTTGCTCTTTTTTACAGGACTGAGCTTTCCGGTTTTTTCGCAGACTAAGGAGAAGCCTGTATATGTGGTACCTGTTCATCATGAAGTAGAAAAAGGGCTGTATGCCTTTATGAAGCGTTCGTTTCAAGAGGCGGAGGAAAATGGAGCTCAATTAATTGTTCTTGATATTCACACACCGGGCGGGGCGGTGGATGCAGCCGGGGAAATTGGCAAGCTTTTAGATGAGACAGATACGCGAACCGTCGCTTTTATTAACGACCGAGCATTATCGGCAGGAGCTTTTATCTCTCTGCATACGGACGCGATTTACATGGTGCCTAATGCTCAAATAGGGGCAGCTGCTGTCATTGATGAGCAGGGCAATATGGCTGATAAGAAAGCACAAAGCTACTGGCGCTCTGCTATGAAAAGTGCTGCACAAACGAACGGTCTTGATCCTAAATATGCAATTGCTATGGCAGATCCGGATATAGATTTGCCGCAATATGGTGCCGAAAAAGGCAAACTATTAACCTTTTCATCAAAGGAAGCACTGGAAACTGGCTACTCCAAAGCGACTGTCAGTCAATTGAAGGAAGTTTTGCAGCATGAAAAGGCAGCGGAAGCTCCGGTAGTGGAAGTAAAAGAAAGCTGGGCGGAAAAGGTAGCCCGCTTTGTGACGAATCCCATCATCGTTCCTATTTTACTAACACTAGCCAGCTTAGGTCTGGTTCTTGAGTTATATTCACCTGGCTTTGGCTTGCCGGGTTCCATCGGTCTTGCTTCTTTGTTGTTATTCTTCTATGGCCACCTGGTTGCTGGCCTTGCAGGATACGAGTCTCTGCTTTTATTTATTATTGGAGCGCTTCTCGTTATAGCTGAGCTTTTTCTTCCGGGCGGGATTGCTGGCATATTGGGGATATCTGCAGTAGCTGCAAGTATTTTACTTGCTGGGGATAATGTAAAATGGATGGGACTGTCTCTGGTGATTGCTATGGTCATCTCTATAACGGTTATGATTTTAATGGTAAAGGTGTTTGGTAAAAAGATGAAATTTTTCAAAAAAATCATTTTAACGGATTCTACGAGCACGGAAAGCGGCTATGTATCAAATGTGAACCGGTCAGAGCTTCTTGGCAAAACCGGTGTTACAAAAACGCCTTTTCGGCCAGCAGGTACAGTCATTATCAATAATGAGAGAATAGATGCTATTAGCGAGGGCGGCTTCATTGAAGCAGAAAAAGAAGTAACCGTAGTAAAAGTGGAAGGAGCACGAATTGTCGTGCGGGAAACTGAATAA